Below is a genomic region from Granulicella sibirica.
CTTTCCCCGGACACGATCGGACGCTTGATTTATCACGCCCTGACGACACGCAAGCCCAAGGTGCGCTATGCGGCCGTACCGCAACGTTTCACGAATTGGACAATGCCTAGGCTCCTTCCGCAGCGAGTCGTGGATGGAATCATCGCAAAGCAGTTTGGACTAACAAAACAGTAGTTCTGCGCCCTGAAGATTACACGGAGGAATGATGAATAGGTTTGAAGGTAAAGTCGTTATCGTCACTGGAGCAGGCTCGGGTATCGGTGCCAGCACGGCACGCCGTTTTCTGCGCGAAGGAGCGTTCGTCGTGCTCAATGGACGCCGTGAGCTAAAGCTGCACGAGACCGTCGACGGATATGACGAAGCGAAAACTCTTGTTCACCCCGGAGATATCTCAGACGAGGCGTACGTCAAGCGACTTGTAGAGGACACCGTCGCCAAATTCGGACAACTTGATGTGTTCGTCAACAACGCTGCGGTCGCGGTCTTCGGGCCATTTGCTCAGACCACCACAGATGATTGGCGCAAGACGATGGCAACCGACCTCGACAGCGTTTTCTTCACCTCGCGCGAGGCATTGCCGCATCTGCTCAAGACCAAGGGCTCCATCATTAACGTTTCCTCCGCGTCCGGCCTGGGTGGTGACTGGGGTCTAAGCGCCTATGATGCCGCCAAGGGAGCCGTCACAAACTTCACACGGGCTCTTGCGCTTGAGTATGGCTCTCGCGGCGTGCGGGTCAACGCCGTCGCGCCAAGCCTTACCTCCACAGACGCCACCGTAGACATCGAGAAGAGTGACGCGGTCATGGCAGCATTTCGAGATCGCCTGCCGATCGGGAGAGCCGCCACTCCGGACGAAGTCGCAGGTGTCATTGCATTCCTGGCGAGCGACGACGCCACCTTTATCAATGGAGTGAATCTACCTGTTGATGGCGGACTCCATGCTTCCAACGGACAACCGAACTTCCTGGCACTCTTCGGACAAGGCTAATCGCTTCCACGCCTCCATCACGTTCAACAATCAGCAACATCTGAATGTTCCGCTGTCGGAACGCTGGATTTCACGGGGATCGAGAGAAAGAACCGCTTCGATAGAAGCAGAGGAAAAAGAATGTCGAAATTGAATGGGAAAGTCGCTGTAATTACCGGAGGGACAACGGGTATTGGTCTCGCGATCGCCGAGCGGTTTGTGGCGGAGGGCGCCTTCGTTTTCATAACCGGCCGCAGGCAGGCTGAACTTGATCTA
It encodes:
- a CDS encoding SDR family NAD(P)-dependent oxidoreductase, which codes for MMNRFEGKVVIVTGAGSGIGASTARRFLREGAFVVLNGRRELKLHETVDGYDEAKTLVHPGDISDEAYVKRLVEDTVAKFGQLDVFVNNAAVAVFGPFAQTTTDDWRKTMATDLDSVFFTSREALPHLLKTKGSIINVSSASGLGGDWGLSAYDAAKGAVTNFTRALALEYGSRGVRVNAVAPSLTSTDATVDIEKSDAVMAAFRDRLPIGRAATPDEVAGVIAFLASDDATFINGVNLPVDGGLHASNGQPNFLALFGQG